In Vreelandella piezotolerans, one genomic interval encodes:
- the ccmI gene encoding c-type cytochrome biogenesis protein CcmI, whose amino-acid sequence MTPLWIAIALLLLPALWLLIAPMRGARVLRDQLDHFEANDTSAEQNVAIFQRRMASLEAARERGDIDDARFNEDRLELERSLLEDTATQAKRPLKAASAGRLVVPLVMVAVVGASTFWYQQNGAEGDLTLYAIQEEIRNDPEGSLMMFLERMEAEAERQPNNPNVWSSLFPLYRDTGQPDKAVDALERLIAIEGRIPPLLAQLAQLRFFMAERELTPEVQALVDETLELDPRQPTVLGLLGIHAFDNGDYETAVDRWRRAVANISDPETAASLREGIRVAQERMGVAPEPSAAAQGQGVRVSVSLDEALADRVSDDATVFITARDIDGELPPLAVTRARVSELPMTVVLDDAAAMSPQAQISQVREARLVVRVSESGQATPQPGDLFGDLESVSVGPIREDATANVVINRVFE is encoded by the coding sequence ATGACACCGCTCTGGATAGCGATTGCACTACTGTTATTACCTGCTCTATGGCTGCTGATTGCCCCCATGCGCGGTGCCCGCGTTCTGCGCGACCAGCTAGATCACTTTGAAGCCAACGATACGTCTGCCGAGCAGAACGTGGCGATTTTCCAGCGGCGCATGGCGTCCCTGGAAGCGGCACGCGAGCGTGGCGACATCGACGACGCTCGTTTTAATGAAGATCGCCTAGAGCTAGAGCGCAGCCTGCTGGAAGACACCGCCACTCAGGCCAAGCGGCCGCTGAAAGCTGCGAGCGCTGGACGGCTGGTGGTGCCGCTGGTCATGGTAGCGGTGGTGGGTGCCAGTACGTTTTGGTATCAGCAAAACGGTGCCGAAGGAGACCTGACGCTCTACGCGATTCAAGAAGAGATCAGAAACGACCCGGAAGGCTCGTTGATGATGTTCCTGGAGCGCATGGAAGCCGAAGCCGAGCGCCAGCCTAACAACCCCAACGTGTGGAGCTCGCTGTTTCCACTCTACCGGGATACCGGTCAGCCTGACAAAGCGGTCGATGCGCTGGAGCGCTTGATCGCCATCGAAGGGCGCATTCCGCCGCTGCTCGCTCAGTTGGCGCAGCTCCGCTTCTTCATGGCCGAGCGGGAGTTAACGCCCGAGGTACAGGCGCTGGTCGATGAAACGCTTGAGCTAGACCCCCGTCAGCCCACCGTGTTGGGGCTTCTGGGCATTCACGCCTTCGATAACGGTGATTATGAAACGGCCGTCGACCGTTGGCGCCGTGCCGTTGCCAATATTTCAGACCCAGAGACGGCTGCTTCCCTGCGTGAGGGTATCCGGGTGGCCCAAGAGCGCATGGGCGTCGCACCGGAGCCATCTGCCGCCGCTCAGGGCCAAGGCGTGCGGGTGAGCGTCTCGTTGGATGAGGCGCTGGCAGACCGTGTCAGCGACGATGCGACGGTGTTCATTACCGCACGGGACATCGATGGCGAGCTGCCGCCGCTGGCGGTGACCCGCGCTCGGGTCTCTGAGCTGCCGATGACCGTGGTGCTGGACGACGCCGCTGCCATGTCGCCGCAAGCGCAAATCTCTCAGGTGCGTGAAGCGCGCCTGGTGGTGCGTGTCTCGGAATCTGGGCAGGCCACGCCGCAGCCTGGGGATCTGTTTGGCGATTTGGAGAGCGTTAGCGTCGGCCCCATTCGCGAAGACGCTACCGCCAATGTCGTTATCAACCGTGTTTTTGAATAA
- the smc gene encoding chromosome segregation protein SMC, whose product MRLTSIRLVGFKSFVDPVTVPFDGNMTAIVGPNGCGKSNIIDAVRWVMGESSAKTLRGESMADVIFNGSTGRKPVGQASIELKFDNRDGGMGGLYAQYSEIAVKRLVTRDGQSNYFFNGQKCRRRDIADLFMGTGLGPRSYAIIGQGMISRLIEARPDDLRATLEEAAGISKYKERRRETENRMRRTQENLERLDDIREELDKQLERLKRQAEAAKRYQELKQQEYRLKGELALLRGRTLRAEQSHQESRVRELEIAVEKDVFGVRQCETRLEQAREQHDELADVLDRHQQQFYETTTRIARLEQDQAHRRSREAQLANDIATARRDLDEQRQVSEGDQERLAVIDERFEELLPEHEALEEQLEMLEQTLADATPALEAAEQQWADAENRWREASRDADRSQDQLRDLEQRIARLQAEGQRRRQQRGELADMTALQNEHAEYQARLEEADQRADAFQVEREQWQQRYSDAKSAYQQAVTSRDEQRAALSQQQGELASLQALMDAALADHDPQLSETLAAHGLADAPRLGEAISVSQGWERVISWLLAPWLNARLVAAHQLNALPEALATEWCLIDQASPSTATAGAGHRLSDLVKGAGALTEWLASIHYVDTADAAEALLPTLAPGESVVSQDGVWRGRGWLHQQSNGEGVDALLVTRRRFEELAAERERAEEALALLDEQCEAANETIETLELTREQQAEQERDHAATRQQLAVQEQRLAQRLEHLSSRAMELDDELAQLQEDEAELTLTLEEQRARWHTAMEQLETAAEARETSAEQRHRQREQREQLNQQYAPLKARQQALALERERLKAERDSLRAQEARSSDTEERLSLRIAELEESREMLVEPDELAAEELEELLHQREQQERRLNETRQQAQTLAEQLRNDELARQQHERNLEQSREQLQQRRMEVQALALKAATQDEQLAELGHDADALASTLPSDASEPAWQERLESTSEKIRRLGAINLAAIEEYDQQAERRNYLEAQHAELSEALDTLERAIKRIDQETRVRFRETFDQVNNGLQTLFPRVFGGGAAWLTLTGDDLLETGVAIMARPPGKKNSTIHLLSGGEKALTALSLVFAIFQLNPAPFCMLDEVDAPLDDANVGRYAKLVKEMSESVQFIYITHNKIAMEAAERLMGVTMQEPGVSRLVSVGIDEAAELVE is encoded by the coding sequence ATGCGCTTAACCTCTATACGTCTCGTTGGGTTCAAGTCCTTTGTCGATCCGGTCACCGTGCCCTTCGATGGCAACATGACGGCCATCGTTGGGCCCAACGGCTGCGGTAAATCCAATATTATCGACGCCGTGCGCTGGGTGATGGGGGAGTCCTCCGCCAAAACCCTGCGCGGCGAATCCATGGCCGACGTTATTTTCAACGGCTCTACCGGGCGTAAGCCGGTAGGGCAGGCTTCTATCGAGCTGAAGTTCGATAACCGCGATGGCGGTATGGGCGGTTTATACGCCCAGTACTCAGAAATTGCCGTCAAACGCCTAGTGACCCGGGATGGTCAGTCCAACTACTTCTTCAACGGCCAGAAGTGCCGCCGCCGGGATATCGCCGACCTGTTCATGGGGACCGGCCTAGGCCCGCGCTCCTACGCCATTATCGGCCAGGGGATGATCTCGCGACTGATCGAAGCGCGCCCCGACGACCTGCGTGCCACACTCGAAGAAGCCGCGGGGATCTCCAAGTACAAAGAGCGCCGTCGGGAAACCGAAAACCGCATGCGGCGCACCCAGGAGAACCTGGAGCGCCTGGACGATATTCGCGAAGAGCTGGATAAACAGCTCGAACGCCTCAAGCGCCAAGCGGAAGCCGCCAAGCGTTACCAAGAGCTCAAACAGCAAGAGTACCGCTTAAAAGGCGAGTTGGCGCTGCTGCGCGGCCGCACCCTGCGGGCCGAACAGTCTCACCAAGAGAGCCGTGTCCGCGAGCTGGAAATTGCCGTCGAGAAAGACGTGTTTGGCGTACGTCAGTGCGAAACCCGCCTGGAGCAGGCCCGCGAACAGCACGACGAGCTGGCCGACGTGTTGGACCGCCACCAGCAGCAGTTTTATGAAACCACCACGCGCATTGCCCGCTTAGAGCAGGATCAAGCCCACCGCCGCAGCCGCGAAGCACAGCTGGCTAACGACATTGCCACCGCCCGACGGGATCTCGACGAGCAGCGCCAGGTCAGCGAGGGCGACCAAGAGCGGCTCGCGGTGATCGACGAGCGCTTTGAGGAGCTGCTGCCCGAGCACGAAGCGCTGGAAGAGCAGCTCGAAATGCTCGAGCAGACCCTGGCCGACGCAACGCCAGCGCTGGAAGCCGCCGAACAGCAGTGGGCCGACGCCGAAAACCGCTGGCGTGAGGCCAGCCGCGATGCCGACCGTAGCCAAGACCAACTGCGTGATTTAGAGCAGCGTATTGCCCGTTTGCAGGCTGAGGGGCAACGCCGCCGCCAGCAGCGCGGCGAGCTGGCCGACATGACTGCGCTACAAAACGAGCACGCCGAATACCAAGCCCGCCTGGAAGAAGCCGACCAACGTGCCGACGCCTTCCAAGTGGAGCGAGAACAGTGGCAGCAGCGCTACAGCGATGCCAAAAGCGCCTACCAGCAAGCGGTAACCTCCCGCGACGAGCAACGCGCTGCGCTTAGCCAGCAGCAGGGTGAACTTGCTTCGCTGCAGGCGCTGATGGATGCCGCCCTGGCCGATCACGACCCTCAGCTAAGCGAAACACTTGCCGCTCATGGCCTTGCTGATGCCCCCCGCTTGGGTGAAGCCATTTCGGTCAGCCAAGGCTGGGAGCGGGTTATTTCCTGGCTACTCGCCCCTTGGTTAAACGCCCGACTGGTAGCCGCCCATCAGCTAAACGCGCTGCCCGAAGCGCTGGCGACAGAGTGGTGCTTGATTGATCAAGCGTCGCCTTCCACAGCCACGGCGGGCGCAGGCCATCGCCTCAGCGATTTGGTGAAAGGCGCGGGCGCGCTAACGGAGTGGTTGGCGAGTATTCACTATGTTGATACTGCTGACGCGGCGGAAGCGTTGTTGCCTACGCTTGCTCCCGGTGAGAGTGTGGTTAGCCAAGACGGCGTATGGCGCGGTCGCGGTTGGCTGCATCAGCAATCCAATGGCGAAGGCGTCGATGCGCTACTGGTGACGCGTCGTCGCTTTGAGGAGCTGGCCGCAGAGCGTGAGCGGGCGGAAGAGGCGCTGGCGCTCTTGGATGAACAGTGCGAAGCCGCCAACGAGACGATTGAAACGTTAGAACTGACCCGTGAGCAGCAGGCGGAGCAGGAGCGCGACCACGCCGCCACCCGCCAACAGCTAGCGGTGCAAGAGCAGCGGCTTGCCCAACGCCTTGAGCATCTCTCCAGCCGCGCCATGGAGCTGGACGACGAACTGGCGCAACTGCAAGAAGATGAGGCGGAGTTAACGCTTACTTTAGAAGAGCAGCGCGCTCGTTGGCACACGGCCATGGAGCAACTGGAAACCGCCGCAGAAGCCCGCGAAACCAGCGCCGAACAGCGCCACCGCCAGCGTGAGCAGCGCGAGCAGCTCAACCAACAGTATGCCCCGCTCAAAGCGCGTCAGCAGGCGTTGGCCCTGGAGCGTGAGCGCTTAAAAGCCGAGCGCGACAGCCTGCGCGCTCAGGAGGCCCGTTCAAGCGATACCGAAGAGCGCCTCTCGCTGCGTATTGCCGAGTTGGAAGAGTCTCGCGAAATGCTGGTCGAGCCCGACGAGCTGGCCGCTGAGGAGCTCGAAGAGCTGCTTCACCAGCGCGAACAGCAGGAGCGGCGGCTCAACGAGACGCGCCAGCAAGCTCAAACCTTGGCCGAGCAGCTGCGTAACGACGAACTAGCCCGCCAGCAGCATGAGCGCAATCTGGAACAGAGCCGCGAACAGCTCCAGCAGCGCCGTATGGAGGTGCAGGCGCTGGCGCTCAAAGCCGCCACCCAGGATGAGCAGTTAGCAGAACTAGGCCACGATGCCGATGCGCTCGCCAGCACGCTGCCCAGCGATGCCAGTGAGCCAGCGTGGCAAGAGCGCTTGGAGAGCACCTCGGAAAAGATCCGCCGACTGGGGGCGATCAACCTCGCCGCGATCGAGGAGTACGACCAGCAGGCCGAGCGGCGTAATTACCTCGAAGCCCAGCATGCCGAGCTTTCCGAAGCGCTCGACACGCTGGAGCGGGCGATCAAACGGATTGACCAAGAGACCCGCGTGCGTTTCCGGGAAACGTTCGATCAGGTGAATAACGGGTTGCAAACCCTCTTTCCTCGCGTATTTGGCGGTGGGGCGGCGTGGTTGACGCTCACCGGTGACGATTTATTGGAAACCGGCGTGGCCATCATGGCTCGCCCGCCGGGCAAGAAGAACAGCACCATTCACTTGCTGTCAGGGGGCGAGAAAGCGCTGACCGCGCTGTCGCTGGTGTTTGCCATCTTCCAGCTCAATCCAGCCCCGTTTTGTATGCTGGACGAAGTCGATGCGCCACTGGATGACGCCAACGTGGGCCGCTACGCCAAGCTCGTTAAAGAGATGTCGGAAAGCGTGCAGTTCATCTACATCACTCATAACAAGATCGCCATGGAGGCTGCCGAGCGCCTGATGGGGGTCACCATGCAAGAGCCTGGTGTCTCACGGCTGGTGTCCGTGGGGATCGATGAAGCGGCAGAACTGGTCGAGTAG
- a CDS encoding DsbE family thiol:disulfide interchange protein, with the protein MTRRLLLLLLPIGFLGIALFLYQGLGRDPSQRDSALMAREFPVFEATTLRDADRQVDQTLMMGEVTLVNVWGEWCPACKQEMPQLLELADHGIRMVGINYRDTREKGLEFLSEFGDPFEVNVFDPEGSLGFDLGVYGAPETFLVDAAGVIRYHHKGYVSPEDVRERILPEVEKWR; encoded by the coding sequence ATGACACGACGCCTGCTGCTTTTACTCCTGCCGATTGGCTTTCTCGGTATCGCGCTGTTTCTGTACCAAGGGTTGGGGCGCGATCCGTCGCAGCGTGACTCTGCGCTGATGGCACGTGAGTTTCCCGTATTCGAAGCCACCACGCTACGCGATGCTGATCGCCAAGTGGATCAAACGCTGATGATGGGGGAGGTCACGCTGGTCAATGTCTGGGGTGAGTGGTGCCCTGCATGTAAGCAGGAGATGCCCCAGCTTTTAGAGCTCGCCGATCACGGCATTCGTATGGTCGGCATCAACTACCGGGACACCCGTGAAAAGGGGCTAGAGTTTTTGAGCGAGTTCGGTGACCCGTTCGAGGTCAACGTGTTCGACCCCGAGGGCAGCCTGGGTTTCGACCTCGGTGTTTATGGTGCGCCTGAGACGTTTTTGGTGGATGCCGCAGGCGTGATCCGATACCACCATAAAGGATACGTGTCACCTGAAGACGTTCGTGAGCGCATCCTGCCGGAGGTAGAAAAATGGCGTTAA
- a CDS encoding cytochrome c-type biogenesis protein has protein sequence MALMRGIFAVMLLALAGSVVAAGIEVREFDDPVMEQRYRDLTASMRCPLCENQAIDDSDAPISGDMRERVYQLLQDGQSDIEIINHMVQRFGEYILYNPRLENRTYLLWGLPIGLFVLGTLVVVLMVRARRNASAKALSAEERARLDALINRERSS, from the coding sequence ATGGCGTTAATGCGTGGGATCTTCGCCGTGATGCTGCTGGCACTGGCGGGCAGTGTCGTGGCGGCAGGCATTGAAGTTCGCGAGTTCGACGACCCGGTGATGGAGCAGCGCTACCGTGACCTCACGGCCTCCATGCGCTGCCCGTTATGCGAAAACCAGGCTATCGATGACTCTGATGCGCCGATCTCTGGTGATATGCGCGAGCGGGTCTATCAGCTGCTTCAAGATGGTCAGTCGGATATCGAAATCATCAATCACATGGTGCAGCGTTTTGGGGAGTACATCCTCTACAACCCGCGCCTGGAAAACCGCACCTACCTGCTGTGGGGGCTGCCCATCGGTCTGTTCGTCCTCGGCACGCTCGTGGTCGTACTGATGGTGCGTGCTCGACGGAATGCGTCTGCGAAAGCGTTGAGCGCCGAAGAGCGCGCCCGCTTGGATGCTCTGATCAACCGCGAGAGGTCTTCATGA